The Amycolatopsis jiangsuensis nucleotide sequence GCCAGCACACCCACCACGGACAGCACCCACAGCAGCCGCGTGATCATCAGGACCCGCCCAGCAACGCCCCGAGCCCACCCGCCGCGGGCGTGCCCAACGAGCCCAGCAGCCCGGGCAGCTCGTTCTTCCCGGCGGACGAGGAAGGTTCGGACGGGTGCGGTGCGGCCGGGATCGCGGGCGGTTTCCCGGCGTACGGCGCGTTCTGCGAACCCCGCACAGCGGTCGGGCTACCGGGCGGCTCCGCGCAATAGGCGTTCAGGTTGACCGGCGCTTCGGTGGTGTCGCTGGCCGGACGCTGCTTGGTGCCCTCGTACCCCTTGGTGCACGACGCCGGGTCGAAGAAGTTGAACACCACGCCGAGGTGCCCGCTGCCGTCCGGCGACGTCGACGGCGCGAACGCCGAGATCACCGGATAGGCCACGAGCAGCTCCTCGAGCGCATCGGTGCGCGAGGAGGTGATCTGCGCGGTGGTCAGCGAGTTCGCGAACAGCACCCCGAGGTCGGTTCCCGACGTCGCGAGCACGTCGCTGATCTGGCGGCTCAGCTGGGGAGCCTGGTCGATCACCGTGCGCAGCTCGGGATCGGAGCTCTTGAGCTGCCCGGCGATCGTGTGCAGCCCCGAGGCGAACGAGGTGATGTTCCGGGCCTGCCGCTCCTGCGTCGCGAACACGGTACGCGAATTGCCCAGCAGCCCTTGGGTCTCCGGCACGTACTGGGTGGCGGTCGCGGTCAGCGAACCGGTGCTGTCGAGCAGCTTCTGCAGCTGCAGCCCGGAACCGGCGAACGCGTCGTAGGTCTCTTCCACGACCGTCTTCAGCGATCCGGGGTCGACGCTCGCGACCAGGTTGTCCAGATGCGACAGCACGGACTCCGGCGAGGTGGGCAGCGACGTGCGCTGCTGGTCGATCACCGCGCCGTTCTCCAGGTAGGGCCCGGAATCCCGGTTCGGCAGCAGGTCCACGAACTGCTCCCCGACCGCGGACCGGTTCGCCACCTGCGCCCGCAGATCGGCCGGGATCTCCGGGCCGCCGGAGTCCAGGTCCAGGGTCACGTCGATACCGTGCCCGGTGAGGTCGAGCTTCGCGACTCGGCCCACGGTCACCCCGCGGTAGGCGACCTCCGAGTTCACGAAGATCCCGCCGGAGTCCGCCAGCTGCAGGGTGACCTGATAGCCGCGGCTGCCGAAGAGCCGGTCGAGCCCGGCATAGTGGCCGCCGGCGTAGACCACCGACACCACCGCGATCAGGACGAACACCAGCAGCTGGATCCGGGTCTTGCGGGTGGTCATTTCCCGCCCCCTCCGGTCAGTCCGCCCAGCAGTCCGCCCAGGACACCGCCGAACCCGGGCTGGTTGCTTGCGGGCGGCGCGGTGGTCGGCAGCGGCAGCGGTGCCTCGCCGGGCCCGTTGGTCAGCGGCAGCGAGCCCGGCGCGGTCGGCGAGGCACCGGGCAGCTGGATCGGCGGCTGCGAGGAGTGGGTGAAGTTCTGCACGAGCTTGTCCAGGTCGAGGTTGATCCGCGCGTCGACGTTCGCGTAGTCGCCCTTGATCACGTTGCCCGCGTAGTCCGGGAACGGGTAGGTGAGCAGGATCTGCAGGGCGTCGGGCAGGTTCTTGCCTGCCGCGCCGAGTTCGCGCAGCGTCGGCTCCAGCGCCTCGAGGTTGGCCACGAGCTGGTCGCGACTGCGGTGCACGGTGTCCACCGCGACCCCGGACAGTTTGTTCAGCGCGTTCAGCATGTCCACCAGCTGATCGCGCTGGTCGGCGACGATCTTGATCCCCGGCGCCAGGTCGTCCAGCGCGGTGGTGAGGTTCTGCTGCTGGCCGACCAGGGTGTGCGACAGCTTGTCCAGCCCGTCGATCGCCCGCAGGATCTCGCCCTTGTGCCCGTCCAGCTGGGTGGCCAGCTCGTCCACCCGCGACAGCAACGCACGCATCTGCGGTTCGTTGCCCGACAGCGCACTGTTCAGCTCGTGGGTGATGTTCTGCAGCTGCTCCACTCCGCCGCCGTTGAGCAGCAGCGAAAGCGCGCCGAGGACCTCTTCGATCTCCGGGTTGCGATTGGTGCGCCCGAGCGGGATCTGCGCGCCGTCGGCCAGCCGGCCGGCGGGCTGCTCCGCCCCCGGTGCGCCCAGCTCCACGAACTTCTCCCCCAGCAGGCTCGACTGCCGCAGTTCGGCACGCGCGTTGGCAGGCAGCGCGATGTCGCCGTTCACCGTCATCGCGACGAGCGCGGACCGGGTGTCCGGGGTGAGCGTGACCTTGTCGACCCGGCCGACCGCCACGTCGTTCACCTTCACGGTGGCCTGCGGCACCAGGTCGAGCACATCGGTGAACAGCGCGGTCACGTGGTACGGGTGATCACCCAGATCCGCGCCGCCGGGCAGCGGGGTGGAGTAGAGCCCGTTGAACCCGCCGTCACTGCACCCGGCGAGCACCAGCACCCCGGCCAGCACGCCGGCCAGCCGCCGGCGCACCCGCTTCACTTGCCACCCCCGGAAAGCTGGGTCAGCACGTCGGACAACGGCAGCGGCAGCGGAGGCAACTGCCCGTTCTGCAGGGAGTTGAGCGCCTGCGGGATCGTGGGCAGCTTCAGCGTGCCGTCGAGCACCGGGGCGAGCTTCTTGCAGATGCCGCCGAGCGCGTCCGGGATCGGCTTCGGGGTGCCGGCGCTGATCAGCCGGCACACGGTCAGGATCGGCGGGTTGGTGACCTCGTTGAGGTTGTCCCGCACCGCGATCGTGCCGGACGCCGCGTCGTAGGAGTTGATGAAGTTCGTCGCCCCGGTCGGCGCCACGTCGAGCACCTCGGCGAGCGCGGCCCGCTGGTCCACCAGCACCTTGGTCAGCGAGGCCAGTTTGTCCACATTGGAGCTGAGGGCGGATTTGTTGTCCGCCACGAACTGCTTCACCTGGCCCAGCGAGGAGGACAGGGAGTCGAGCGCGGCCCCGACGTCCCCGGAATCGTCGGCGAGGAAGCCGCTCACATCGGACACCCGCTCGTAGAACTGGTTGAGCTGACTGTCGCTGCGCACCAGCGCGGAGGTGAACGAGTTCAGGTTCCGCACGGTGGAGAAGAGATCGTCCTTGGACTTGTCCAAAGTAGACGATAGGTCGGCGAGGCGGGTCACCGTGGAGTTGAGGTCGGAGCCGTTGCCGTCGAGGTTGTCCGCCGCGGTGTCGAGTACGTCCGACAGCGCGCCGTTCTTGTTGGCGCCGTGGGGTCCCAGCGCGGTGGACAGCTTGTCGAGGCTGGCGTACAGGTCGTCGAGCTCCACCGGGGTGGCGGTCTTGTCCCGCGCCAGCACGGTGCCGCCGGCCAGCGTCGGCCCGGTGTCGTAGGCCGGGGTGAGCTGCACGTAGCGGTCGCTGACCAGGCTCGGCGCGACCACCACCGCCCCGGCACCGGCGGGGATCGGCACGTCGCCGTCCACCCGCATCTCCACGCGCACCGCCTGCCCGTCCGGCGTCACCGACGTGACCTGGCCGACCGGCACGCCCAGCACCCGCACCGACGAACCCGCGTAGAGCCCCACCGTCTTGCCGAAGTACGCGGAGATCTTCGTGCCGCCCGTGTCACGCAGCAGCAGCCACAGCCCGGCGGTCAGCAGAAGCGCCGCCACACACCCGAAAGCCAGCCACGTGACCAGCGATCGCCCGGCCCTGGTCTCGATGGTCATGTCGCCCTCCCTGCGTGGCTGTGGCGGGGGTGGCTGTGGCGGGTCATCGGCCGCCCACCCCCTGGTTCGGCGCGGCGATGGGCGGGGTGCAGCCCTCCGGGTTGATCGACAAGCCACCGGCGGTGATCGTCGGCGGCAGCAGCCCGCACAGGTACCCCTCGAACCAGCGCCCGTTGCCGGTCGCGTTGGCGCCGACCCTGGCGAACGGCGCCATCAGCTGCAGGCTGCGGTCGAGGTTGCTCTGGTTGTGCTGCAGCACATCGGTCACCTTCCCCAGCTCGGCGAGCGTCGGCGCGAGCTGCGTGCGGTTGTCCTCGACGAGCCCGGAGAGCTGCTGCGAGATCTGCTGGGTGCCCTTCAGCAGGGTGCTGATCTGCTCGCGGCGCTTCTGCAGCTCCGAGAGCAACAGGTTGCCGTCGCTGATCACCTGCTGCAGCTGGGCGTTGCGGTCGGACAGCGTCTTGGACACCTGGCTCGTGTTGGACAGCAGGGTGTGCAGGTCGGCGTCTCGCGACGACACCGTCCGCGACAGGGACGACAGCCCGGACAGCGTGTCCTTCAGGTACT carries:
- a CDS encoding MlaD family protein; this encodes MTTRKTRIQLLVFVLIAVVSVVYAGGHYAGLDRLFGSRGYQVTLQLADSGGIFVNSEVAYRGVTVGRVAKLDLTGHGIDVTLDLDSGGPEIPADLRAQVANRSAVGEQFVDLLPNRDSGPYLENGAVIDQQRTSLPTSPESVLSHLDNLVASVDPGSLKTVVEETYDAFAGSGLQLQKLLDSTGSLTATATQYVPETQGLLGNSRTVFATQERQARNITSFASGLHTIAGQLKSSDPELRTVIDQAPQLSRQISDVLATSGTDLGVLFANSLTTAQITSSRTDALEELLVAYPVISAFAPSTSPDGSGHLGVVFNFFDPASCTKGYEGTKQRPASDTTEAPVNLNAYCAEPPGSPTAVRGSQNAPYAGKPPAIPAAPHPSEPSSSAGKNELPGLLGSLGTPAAGGLGALLGGS
- a CDS encoding MCE family protein, which translates into the protein MKRVRRRLAGVLAGVLVLAGCSDGGFNGLYSTPLPGGADLGDHPYHVTALFTDVLDLVPQATVKVNDVAVGRVDKVTLTPDTRSALVAMTVNGDIALPANARAELRQSSLLGEKFVELGAPGAEQPAGRLADGAQIPLGRTNRNPEIEEVLGALSLLLNGGGVEQLQNITHELNSALSGNEPQMRALLSRVDELATQLDGHKGEILRAIDGLDKLSHTLVGQQQNLTTALDDLAPGIKIVADQRDQLVDMLNALNKLSGVAVDTVHRSRDQLVANLEALEPTLRELGAAGKNLPDALQILLTYPFPDYAGNVIKGDYANVDARINLDLDKLVQNFTHSSQPPIQLPGASPTAPGSLPLTNGPGEAPLPLPTTAPPASNQPGFGGVLGGLLGGLTGGGGK
- a CDS encoding MCE family protein, with translation MTIETRAGRSLVTWLAFGCVAALLLTAGLWLLLRDTGGTKISAYFGKTVGLYAGSSVRVLGVPVGQVTSVTPDGQAVRVEMRVDGDVPIPAGAGAVVVAPSLVSDRYVQLTPAYDTGPTLAGGTVLARDKTATPVELDDLYASLDKLSTALGPHGANKNGALSDVLDTAADNLDGNGSDLNSTVTRLADLSSTLDKSKDDLFSTVRNLNSFTSALVRSDSQLNQFYERVSDVSGFLADDSGDVGAALDSLSSSLGQVKQFVADNKSALSSNVDKLASLTKVLVDQRAALAEVLDVAPTGATNFINSYDAASGTIAVRDNLNEVTNPPILTVCRLISAGTPKPIPDALGGICKKLAPVLDGTLKLPTIPQALNSLQNGQLPPLPLPLSDVLTQLSGGGK
- a CDS encoding MlaD family protein, encoding MKRLKERNQAAVGAVTLVLIVLVTAVTYFSDSIPIFGNGTTYTASFAEAAGLAPDNEVEVAGVKVGEVTSVSLGHKQVLVKFRVKGVRVGEQSTASIEIKTLLGEKYLALTPKGGGAQDPDAAIPVQRTRTPFQLQDAFDQLSTTVGDIDTKQLADSFNALSGALKDSPKYLKDTLSGLSSLSRTVSSRDADLHTLLSNTSQVSKTLSDRNAQLQQVISDGNLLLSELQKRREQISTLLKGTQQISQQLSGLVEDNRTQLAPTLAELGKVTDVLQHNQSNLDRSLQLMAPFARVGANATGNGRWFEGYLCGLLPPTITAGGLSINPEGCTPPIAAPNQGVGGR